One window of Phocoena phocoena chromosome 13, mPhoPho1.1, whole genome shotgun sequence genomic DNA carries:
- the ZNF74 gene encoding LOW QUALITY PROTEIN: zinc finger protein 74 (The sequence of the model RefSeq protein was modified relative to this genomic sequence to represent the inferred CDS: inserted 1 base in 1 codon) has protein sequence MLENYQNLLALGPPVCKPDVISHLERGEEPWWAPRAVPGGAGPEPEWEPGPEVEEPWSQQLCVYKEEPSWELIAGGLARSGLHSPGPGDRGAQGALATALSQCEPASARDGPTEEHRWGHVVSEEALGRRCALLAQPSLPAEGASPDGCVGSVQSSRARRRSPGAGSGPFTCGECGKAFQRSAALALHRRWHAREKAYKCGECGKAFTWSTNLLEHRRVHTGEKPFLCGQCGKAFSCHSSLNVHRRVHTGERPYKCGACDKAFSCSSLLGMHLRVHTGERPYRCGECGKAFNQRTHLTRHRRIHTGEKPYRCSACGRAFACHSSLTVHEKLHSGDKPFQCGDCQKAFSSRSRLTLHQRAHTGEKPFKCSQCSKAFSCHSYLVVHQRVHSGEKPFRCNECGKAFSSHSYLIVHQRVHTGEKPFDCSRCWKAFSCHSSLIVHQRVHTGEKPYKCGQCGRAFSQNHCLIKHQKTHSAEKPFKCHECGEVFGWSGPLAEHRRLHSREKPFAVQFDKRLLSTYCMPGSLLGTGGSGGSSVGPVDALGVAELLGVVPPXGWKEFSVGSNPRN, from the exons atgctggagaactaCCAGAACCTTCTTGCCCTGG GGCCTCCCGTCTGCAAGCCAGATGTGATCTCTCACCTGGAACGAGGCGAGGAGCCATGGTGGGCGCCTAGAGCTGTCCCTGGAGGAGCTGGTCCAG AACCAGAATGGGAGCCGGGGCCTGAGGTGGAGGAGCCATGGTCTCAGCAGCTGTGCGTTTACAAAGAAGAGCCGTCATGGGAGCTGATCGCAGGTGGGCTGGCGAGGTCCGGTCTCCACAGCCCCGGTCCTGGTGACAGGGGCGCCCAGGGGGCCCTGGCGACTGCTCTGTCACAATGTGAGCCCGCCAGCGCCAGGGACGGTCCCACAGAGGAGCACCGATGGGGCCATGTGGTGTCTGAGGAGGCTCTTGGCCGGAGGTGTGCTctcctggcccagcccagccttcccgcagAAGGAGCCTCTCCGGACGGCTGCGTGGGGAGCGTGCAGTCCAGCAGAGCCAGGCGTCGGAGCCCGGGTGCCGGGAGCGGCCCGTTCACGTGTGGCGAGTGCGGCAAGGCCTTCCAGCGAAGCGCGGCCCTGGCACTGCACCGGCGGTGGCACGCGCGAGAGAAGGCCTACAAGTGCGGTGAGTGTGGCAAGGCCTTCACCTGGAGCACCAACCTCCTGGAGCACCGGCGTGTCCACACCGGCGAGAAGCCCTTCCTCTGCGGCCAGTGCGGCAAGGCCTTCAGCTGCCACTCGTCCCTTAACGTGCACCGGCGCGTCCACACGGGCGAGCGGCCCTACAAGTGCGGCGCCTGCGACAAGGCCTTCAGCTGCAGCTCGCTGCTCGGCATGCACCTGCGTGTCCACACCGGTGAGAGGCCCTACCGGTGCGGCGAGTGCGGCAAAGCCTTCAACCAGCGGACACACCTGACGCGGCACCGCCGGATCCACACCGGTGAGAAGCCCTACCGGTGCAGCGCGTGCGGCCGGGCCTTCGCCTGCCACTCGTCCCTGACGGTGCACGAGAAGCTCCACAGCGGGGACAAGCCCTTCCAGTGCGGCGACTGCCAGAAGGCCTTCAGCAGCCGCTCCCGCCTGACGCTGCATCAGCGTGCCCACACGGGCGAGAAGCCCTTCAAGTGCAGCCAGTGCAGCAAAGCCTTCAGCTGCCACTCGTACCTGGTGGTGCACCAGCGCGTCCACAGCGGCGAGAAGCCCTTCCGCTGCAACGAGTGCGGCAAGGCCTTCAGCTCCCACTCCTACCTGATTGTGCATCAACGCGTCCACACCGGCGAGAAGCCCTTCGACTGCAGCCGCTGCTGGAAGGCCTTCAGCTGCCACTCGTCGCTCATCGTGCACCAGCGCGTCCACACCGGGGAGAAACCCTATAAGTGCGGCCAGTGCGGCCGGGCCTTCAGCCAGAACCACTGTCTCATTAAACATCAAAAGACCCACTCCGCGGAGAAGCCCTTTAAGTGTCATGAGTGCGGCGAGGTGTTCGGCTGGAGCGGCCCCCTGGCAGAGCACCGCAGGCTGCACAGCAGGGAGAAGCCCTTTGCCGTCCAGTTCGACAAGCGCTTGCTGAGCACTTACTGCATGCCTGGCAGCCTACTGGGTACAGGGGGCTCCGGCGGGAGCAGCGTGGGCCCTGTTGATGCCCTAGGCGTGGCTGAGCTCCTGGGCGTGGTCCCAC TTGGCTGGAAGGAGTTCTCCGTGGGCAGCAACCCCAGAAATTAA